From a single Labrenzia sp. PHM005 genomic region:
- a CDS encoding XdhC family protein, which produces MQDGDSRSAPDILATTEAWKQAGRSVALATVIETWGSAPRPVGSHLVIDSDGNFEGSVSGGCVEGAVVAEAVDVIDTGKPTTLEFGVADETAWRVGLSCGGRILVYVEPVT; this is translated from the coding sequence ATGCAGGATGGCGACAGCCGCTCCGCCCCCGATATTCTGGCGACCACAGAAGCTTGGAAACAGGCTGGACGATCCGTTGCGCTCGCGACAGTAATCGAAACCTGGGGCTCCGCACCGCGCCCGGTTGGCTCCCATCTCGTCATCGATTCTGACGGCAATTTTGAAGGATCCGTGTCAGGCGGCTGCGTCGAAGGGGCCGTGGTCGCCGAAGCTGTCGATGTGATAGACACCGGCAAACCCACGACGCTAGAATTCGGTGTTGCCGATGAAACCGCTTGGCGCGTTGGCCTCTCCTGCGGCGGCCGCATTCTTGTTTATGTTGAACCTGTTACCTGA
- a CDS encoding LysE family translocator encodes MASFETLLAFAAAAALFAYMPGPALLYTAAQTISRGRKAGLLAALGIHIGCYAHVAAAAFGLSAIFAAVPTLYFALKLIGGAYLVFLGIQMIRTRAETGPVPALPLKTNRRAFIDSVLVEVLNPKVAVFFIAFLPQFVSPEAALPIWAQFLILGTVVNFFFTSADLVTVFFASEVTKRLGRSSKFQTLTRWAGGSVLTGLGLKLATDRG; translated from the coding sequence ATGGCTTCATTTGAAACGCTTTTGGCCTTTGCAGCGGCGGCTGCTCTTTTTGCCTATATGCCCGGCCCCGCTTTGCTCTACACAGCAGCGCAAACAATATCGCGTGGCAGAAAGGCTGGTCTTCTTGCAGCACTTGGCATTCACATCGGGTGTTATGCCCATGTTGCCGCGGCTGCTTTTGGCCTATCGGCCATTTTTGCTGCAGTGCCAACGCTCTATTTCGCCCTAAAATTGATCGGTGGTGCATATTTGGTGTTTCTCGGCATCCAAATGATCCGTACCCGCGCAGAAACCGGACCTGTTCCCGCATTGCCGCTTAAGACCAACCGGCGGGCCTTTATCGACAGTGTTCTGGTTGAAGTGCTCAATCCCAAAGTGGCTGTCTTTTTTATTGCCTTCCTGCCTCAGTTCGTCAGCCCGGAAGCAGCTTTGCCAATTTGGGCTCAATTCCTAATCCTGGGTACCGTGGTCAATTTCTTCTTCACGTCAGCGGATTTGGTCACGGTCTTCTTTGCATCTGAAGTCACGAAACGGCTTGGCCGCTCTTCCAAATTCCAAACCCTGACCCGTTGGGCCGGCGGGTCTGTGCTCACAGGTCTTGGGCTCAAGCTGGCAACGGACCGCGGGTAA
- a CDS encoding XdhC family protein: MDFSLLSQLNAERAARRAAILVTEMADGRQRLIQKDKPYSDDPLAEEFGKRFRSGKSGIVETVLGEAFLTVSVPAPRLVIIGAVHISQALVPMAKIAGFDVTVIDPRTAFATEDRFPGSSLIADWPEDVLKDRPLDPYTAVAAVTHDPKIDDFPLMEALKTGCFYVGALGSRKTHGKRLDRFREAGISEGLMNRIEAPIGLDIGSASPEEIAVSVLGSIIKALRKPLDKAT, from the coding sequence ATGGATTTTTCTCTTCTCAGCCAGCTGAATGCCGAAAGGGCAGCACGGCGCGCGGCGATCCTCGTCACTGAGATGGCTGATGGCCGGCAACGGCTCATCCAAAAAGATAAGCCCTATAGCGACGACCCTCTGGCTGAAGAATTCGGCAAGCGTTTCCGGTCCGGGAAGTCCGGCATTGTTGAAACGGTCCTGGGCGAGGCATTTCTTACAGTTTCAGTGCCAGCGCCCCGCCTTGTGATCATCGGAGCGGTTCATATCAGCCAGGCCTTAGTTCCCATGGCCAAGATCGCCGGTTTCGATGTGACGGTGATCGACCCGCGTACCGCTTTTGCAACGGAAGACCGGTTTCCCGGGAGCAGCTTGATCGCTGATTGGCCCGAAGACGTTTTGAAAGACCGGCCGCTCGATCCCTACACGGCCGTAGCGGCTGTCACACACGATCCCAAAATCGATGACTTTCCGCTGATGGAAGCGCTCAAGACAGGGTGCTTTTACGTTGGCGCGCTCGGCAGCCGGAAGACCCACGGCAAACGTCTTGACCGCTTTCGCGAGGCCGGTATCTCCGAGGGCCTCATGAACCGGATCGAAGCGCCAATCGGCCTTGATATTGGTTCTGCCTCCCCAGAAGAAATTGCCGTTTCTGTCTTGGGCTCGATCATCAAGGCACTCCGGAAACCGCTGGATAAAGCAACATGA